A part of Acidimicrobiales bacterium genomic DNA contains:
- a CDS encoding cytochrome c-type biogenesis protein CcmH yields MTPVRRWLPWIAVAVVVAAALGVGVVGERGPSSLQDRADALAAEVRCPTCRSESALESAAASARALRAEIARRLEAGEGDGEIRAYLVSRYGQEILLTPEATGLSSLVWILPVAGLVGALVGLGFVFRRWRATGDGVATDEDRELVAAARRGEPDHTGAAGAEVES; encoded by the coding sequence GTGACCCCGGTGCGGCGCTGGCTCCCCTGGATCGCGGTCGCCGTCGTGGTGGCCGCCGCGCTGGGCGTCGGCGTGGTCGGCGAGCGCGGCCCGAGCAGCCTGCAGGACCGGGCCGACGCCCTCGCCGCCGAGGTGCGCTGCCCGACCTGCCGCAGCGAGTCTGCGCTCGAGTCGGCCGCGGCCTCGGCGAGGGCCCTGCGGGCCGAGATCGCCCGCCGGCTCGAGGCCGGCGAGGGCGACGGCGAGATCCGCGCCTACCTGGTGAGCCGGTACGGCCAGGAGATCCTGCTCACGCCGGAGGCGACCGGCCTGTCCTCGCTGGTGTGGATCCTGCCCGTGGCCGGCCTGGTCGGCGCGCTCGTCGGGCTCGGGTTCGTCTTCCGGCGCTGGCGGGCCACGGGCGACGGGGTGGCCACCGACGAGGATCGCGAGCTGGTGGCGGCGGCCCGCCGGGGTGAGCCCGACCACACCGGCGCCGCCGGCGCCGAGGTCGAGTCGTGA